A region from the Salicibibacter cibarius genome encodes:
- a CDS encoding DUF3231 family protein, producing MSNARLTAAEISQLWGSYLNDTLSVCILRYFLAHVEDSDIHALLADALAISDGHIQSLTSFFNDEQFPIPVGFTEDDVNVNAPRLYSDTFMLYYLQQMGALGMNAHSMSTALSARPDMHDYFFACLKQYGDIHEKANNLLLSKGLFIRPPYMPYPEKVAFVHKKSFLSGWFGEHRPLVSLEITNLHENIQRNMLGMAMLMGFSQVAKTKEVVQYLLRGKDMAAKHVEIFGSVLSKDDIPAPVTWDTEVTASTTAPFSEKLMMFMTTALIGIGMGYYGTSMAGTVRSDIQTHYIRLSAEIMKYAGDGAKLMIDNRWMENPPQAPDRDELAKP from the coding sequence ATGTCTAATGCTCGATTGACAGCAGCAGAAATCTCTCAGCTGTGGGGCTCTTACCTTAATGACACATTGTCCGTTTGCATCCTTCGTTATTTTTTGGCACATGTGGAAGATAGCGACATTCATGCATTATTGGCCGATGCTTTAGCGATATCCGATGGGCATATCCAATCATTGACGTCTTTCTTTAATGATGAGCAATTTCCGATTCCTGTTGGATTCACAGAGGACGATGTCAATGTGAATGCCCCGCGCCTGTATTCTGACACATTTATGCTGTACTATTTGCAGCAAATGGGAGCATTAGGAATGAACGCGCATAGTATGAGTACCGCGTTATCGGCCCGACCGGACATGCACGACTATTTTTTTGCATGTCTAAAACAATACGGCGACATTCATGAAAAGGCAAATAATCTTTTGCTATCAAAAGGTCTTTTTATTCGCCCGCCGTACATGCCGTATCCGGAAAAGGTGGCGTTTGTACACAAAAAAAGCTTTCTCAGCGGTTGGTTCGGAGAACATCGCCCATTAGTATCACTGGAAATTACGAATCTGCATGAAAATATTCAGCGGAATATGTTAGGCATGGCAATGTTAATGGGGTTCAGTCAAGTGGCCAAAACGAAGGAGGTTGTCCAATATTTACTCAGGGGCAAAGACATGGCGGCCAAACACGTGGAAATATTCGGCTCCGTATTGAGCAAAGATGACATTCCCGCGCCCGTCACCTGGGATACGGAAGTCACAGCCTCTACGACTGCGCCATTTTCAGAAAAACTGATGATGTTCATGACGACAGCACTCATAGGCATTGGTATGGGCTACTACGGAACAAGCATGGCCGGCACCGTGAGGAGTGACATACAGACGCATTATATCCGTCTTAGCGCGGAAATTATGAAATACGCCGGTGACGGCGCAAAACTCATGATTGACAACAGATGGATGGAGAATCCACCGCAAGCGCCAGACCGCGATGAATTGGCAAAGCCTTAG
- a CDS encoding DNA primase: MNKKLLYGVLSGILSVGMLAACNGEEENGDDPAGDDPAGDEEEEDLGEEDDGLEDDGLDDDGLDDEEEDDDLGADDEEEDEDGLDDEEDDEEEDDELDL, from the coding sequence ATGAATAAGAAACTACTTTATGGAGTACTTTCAGGAATCCTTTCCGTCGGTATGCTAGCTGCATGCAACGGCGAAGAAGAAAATGGCGATGATCCTGCTGGCGACGATCCTGCTGGCGACGAAGAAGAAGAAGATCTAGGTGAAGAAGATGACGGTCTAGAAGATGACGGCCTAGATGATGATGGTCTAGATGACGAAGAAGAAGACGACGATCTAGGTGCTGACGACGAAGAAGAAGACGAAGACGGCCTAGACGATGAAGAAGATGACGAAGAAGAAGACGATGAGCTTGATCTTTAA
- the fabZ gene encoding 3-hydroxyacyl-ACP dehydratase FabZ has product MLTTEEIQAIIPHRHPFLLIDRVAELEVGKRCLALKNVTANEDYFNGHFPGYPVMPGVLIVEALAQTGAVALLKDEKNRGKLAVFAGIDNCRFKGQVTPGDQLKLETTLTRVRGSVGKGHGTATVNGEVVAEMDLMFGLVEREKGKD; this is encoded by the coding sequence TTGTTGACGACAGAAGAAATACAAGCGATTATTCCCCATCGCCATCCGTTTTTATTGATTGACCGTGTGGCGGAACTCGAAGTGGGAAAGCGATGCCTCGCGCTTAAAAATGTGACCGCCAATGAGGATTATTTTAACGGTCATTTTCCGGGTTATCCGGTTATGCCGGGAGTGCTCATCGTTGAAGCGCTGGCGCAAACGGGGGCGGTTGCGTTGTTAAAAGATGAAAAAAACCGGGGTAAATTAGCTGTCTTTGCCGGTATTGACAACTGTCGATTCAAAGGGCAGGTAACACCGGGAGACCAACTCAAGTTGGAAACGACACTGACGCGCGTACGCGGTTCGGTCGGAAAAGGTCATGGTACGGCAACGGTCAACGGTGAAGTGGTCGCGGAAATGGACTTGATGTTTGGGCTTGTGGAACGTGAAAAAGGGAAGGATTGA
- a CDS encoding DNA-directed RNA polymerase subunit beta — protein sequence MKSVAKKGTTTRIKGVSCPYLAALSHCSFLLFASVMVGLVPGYSIVGDGEGLRILRVETWQDLYQYISGGT from the coding sequence ATGAAAAGCGTAGCGAAAAAAGGCACAACAACACGCATTAAAGGTGTGTCTTGTCCCTATTTGGCTGCGCTTTCTCATTGTTCTTTTTTGCTTTTCGCAAGCGTGATGGTCGGTTTGGTCCCCGGCTACTCGATCGTTGGTGACGGGGAAGGGCTCCGGATATTACGCGTAGAGACGTGGCAAGACCTTTATCAATATATTTCAGGGGGTACATAA
- a CDS encoding flagellar hook-basal body protein produces MLSSTVTMGQLQQSMDTISNNIANINRTGYQRREDSFSDLLFQQMDHQRVPQPEGNRLTPEGIRVGNGAGVSQTALRYDQGAVQETERALDFALAEAGVFFPVQTEDGQAFTRDGAFYLSETAPGADTWQLVTREGDVLTNGDGEPFVVPGQASDFTLHPDGALVADLTGGGTATLGELEVATIERPQLLEAIGDNLFQLPDLAALGVDGADVLGFDAAGVEQVTQGALEQSNVDMATEMTNLMEMQRSYGMHARNITQQDEMMGLVNSLR; encoded by the coding sequence ATGTTATCATCGACTGTCACAATGGGCCAATTGCAGCAAAGCATGGATACGATTTCAAATAATATCGCCAACATCAACCGTACCGGCTATCAACGCCGGGAGGATTCATTTTCCGATTTGCTTTTTCAACAGATGGATCATCAACGTGTGCCTCAACCGGAAGGCAATCGTTTGACGCCTGAAGGTATACGTGTCGGAAATGGTGCCGGCGTTTCGCAAACAGCGCTACGTTATGATCAAGGAGCTGTGCAAGAAACGGAACGTGCCCTTGATTTTGCGTTGGCGGAAGCCGGGGTCTTTTTCCCTGTACAAACAGAAGACGGACAAGCGTTTACGAGAGATGGCGCCTTTTATTTAAGTGAAACTGCCCCGGGGGCTGATACGTGGCAACTTGTGACCCGGGAGGGGGATGTGTTGACAAACGGTGACGGGGAACCGTTTGTTGTTCCCGGTCAAGCGAGCGATTTTACGTTGCATCCGGATGGCGCGCTCGTCGCTGATTTAACAGGAGGCGGCACCGCTACATTGGGCGAATTGGAAGTAGCGACCATTGAACGCCCGCAACTGTTGGAAGCGATTGGGGATAATTTGTTTCAACTCCCTGATTTGGCAGCGCTGGGTGTAGACGGAGCCGATGTGCTGGGGTTCGATGCCGCGGGTGTTGAGCAAGTCACCCAAGGTGCATTGGAACAGTCTAATGTGGATATGGCTACGGAAATGACGAATTTGATGGAAATGCAACGCAGTTACGGCATGCATGCGCGGAATATTACGCAACAAGATGAGATGATGGGGCTCGTGAACAGCCTTCGATAA
- a CDS encoding flagellar hook-basal body protein, whose amino-acid sequence MIRGFYQAASGMIAEQRQTEMLGDNLANMHTPGHKGDHGPTRTFPNMLIQAMNNGDAGTNGIIGDIPTGVYMQERAPDVRQGDLRETGAGTDVALLQGALEPEAETGEPGMLLFAVQDEDGNVQYTRNGNFAVDGQGFLTTGEGHYILGTDSEPLDVGNEWFTLESDGEITADSGEYVGQMEVAYAPDPVQLAKTGAGLLQYEGEDPEGLPSAVGDDAYPYELQQQFLERSNVDVGQTMTDMTQAYRQFEANQSVLQAYDQNMQRTVNDIGSIG is encoded by the coding sequence ATGATCAGAGGTTTTTACCAAGCGGCTTCCGGCATGATTGCAGAGCAAAGGCAGACGGAAATGCTCGGGGATAATCTCGCGAATATGCACACCCCCGGCCATAAAGGCGATCATGGCCCCACACGGACATTTCCGAACATGTTGATTCAAGCGATGAACAATGGGGATGCCGGAACAAATGGAATTATCGGGGATATTCCGACAGGTGTATACATGCAGGAACGGGCACCGGACGTCCGGCAGGGGGATTTGCGTGAAACCGGCGCAGGAACCGATGTCGCCCTTCTACAAGGGGCACTGGAGCCTGAAGCGGAAACCGGTGAGCCCGGAATGCTGTTATTCGCCGTGCAAGATGAAGACGGGAATGTTCAGTATACACGCAACGGAAATTTTGCCGTTGATGGACAAGGGTTCCTCACAACTGGTGAAGGCCATTACATATTGGGAACGGATAGCGAGCCATTGGACGTAGGAAATGAGTGGTTTACGCTTGAAAGTGACGGGGAAATCACGGCTGACTCGGGTGAATACGTCGGGCAAATGGAAGTTGCCTACGCACCTGACCCCGTGCAATTGGCAAAGACAGGCGCCGGTCTTTTGCAATATGAAGGCGAGGATCCCGAGGGATTGCCGAGTGCAGTGGGCGATGATGCGTATCCTTATGAATTGCAACAACAGTTTTTGGAGCGCTCCAATGTAGATGTTGGTCAAACGATGACAGACATGACACAGGCATACCGACAATTTGAGGCAAATCAATCGGTTCTACAGGCTTACGACCAAAATATGCAACGAACAGTGAATGATATTGGCAGTATCGGCTAA
- the mreB gene encoding rod shape-determining protein MreB produces MFGRDIGIDLGTANVLIHVKGQGIVLEEPSVVAVDNTTGKTMAVGEEAFRMVGRTPGNIVALRPMKDGVIADFDLTESMLRHFLSKINVRSAFMKPRILICCPADITSVEQKAIRETVEKSGGKHVYLEEEPKVAAIGAGMEIFQPSGNMVIDIGGGTTDVAVLSMGGIVTSKSIKTAGDQFDNDIFHYIKRHYKLLIGERTAEDIKKEAVSVSPAGRTGTFDIRGRDMVSGLPRTVTIHSEEINNALKESVATITQAAKLVLEQTPPELAADIIDKGAFITGGGAQLHGMQELFAEELKIPVFIAEEPMQCVANGTGVMLENLDKMSNKIRA; encoded by the coding sequence ATGTTCGGAAGAGATATCGGGATAGATTTGGGGACCGCAAATGTACTTATACACGTCAAAGGTCAAGGCATTGTGTTGGAAGAACCCTCTGTTGTTGCCGTTGATAACACGACCGGCAAAACGATGGCAGTGGGGGAAGAAGCGTTTCGAATGGTTGGCCGCACACCCGGAAATATCGTGGCATTGCGCCCAATGAAAGATGGGGTTATTGCCGACTTTGATTTAACGGAATCGATGTTGCGTCATTTTTTGTCAAAAATTAATGTTCGTTCAGCTTTTATGAAACCGCGAATTTTGATCTGTTGCCCGGCAGACATTACTTCCGTAGAGCAAAAAGCCATTCGCGAAACGGTTGAAAAAAGTGGCGGAAAACATGTGTATTTGGAAGAGGAGCCAAAAGTAGCCGCGATTGGCGCAGGGATGGAGATTTTTCAACCAAGTGGCAACATGGTCATCGATATTGGCGGGGGCACCACGGACGTTGCTGTTTTGTCCATGGGAGGGATCGTCACCTCGAAGTCGATTAAAACGGCAGGTGACCAATTCGACAATGATATTTTCCATTATATCAAGCGACATTATAAATTATTAATTGGAGAGCGCACAGCAGAGGATATAAAAAAAGAGGCCGTAAGTGTTTCGCCGGCCGGACGTACAGGGACATTCGATATCCGTGGACGTGATATGGTCAGCGGGCTACCCCGTACGGTCACGATTCACTCGGAAGAAATAAACAATGCTTTGAAAGAATCAGTGGCTACCATCACCCAGGCAGCCAAGCTTGTATTGGAACAGACGCCCCCGGAGTTGGCAGCTGATATTATTGATAAGGGAGCGTTTATTACAGGCGGCGGTGCACAGTTGCATGGGATGCAGGAACTTTTCGCCGAGGAATTAAAAATCCCTGTCTTTATTGCGGAAGAACCGATGCAGTGTGTAGCGAACGGTACCGGAGTTATGTTGGAGAACTTAGATAAAATGTCCAATAAAATACGCGCTTAA
- a CDS encoding LLM class flavin-dependent oxidoreductase, which produces MNADFSLSVLDLAPVHAEQTPADAFENSKKLIQHTDKLGYHRYWVAEHHNMKAIASSATSVLIGYLAGHSENIRVGSGGVMLPNHAPLIIAEQFGTLEAMYPNRIDLGLGRAPGTDPMTIRALRRDQMSSVNDFPDNVNELLKYFSNEDAPVKAIPGHGSEVPIYLLGSSTYSAQLAAALGLPFAFASHFAPGELFNALRLYHERFQASEHLSEPYAMVTVNAALADTTEEAEKLATTNYLRFLTIVRGGKAEIDTKPVDNMDDHWTEFEKAQVLQSLKYTFVGDQEKVKKELEDFHAEAKFDELIVSSDIYDQEKRRRSYELLANIWD; this is translated from the coding sequence ATGAATGCAGATTTTTCCTTATCCGTATTGGATTTGGCGCCGGTCCATGCAGAACAGACGCCGGCAGATGCATTTGAAAATAGCAAAAAACTGATTCAACATACGGACAAGCTTGGGTATCACCGTTATTGGGTGGCTGAACATCATAATATGAAAGCGATCGCCAGTTCAGCTACTTCTGTGCTTATCGGTTACTTAGCCGGCCATAGTGAGAATATTCGCGTCGGTTCAGGCGGTGTGATGCTCCCGAATCACGCGCCTTTAATCATCGCGGAACAATTTGGGACACTGGAGGCGATGTATCCGAATCGCATTGATTTGGGTTTGGGACGAGCTCCCGGTACGGATCCGATGACGATTCGCGCGTTACGTCGTGATCAAATGAGTAGTGTCAATGACTTTCCCGATAACGTGAATGAACTGCTGAAGTATTTTAGCAACGAAGACGCGCCTGTGAAGGCCATCCCCGGCCATGGTTCTGAAGTGCCGATCTATTTGTTGGGTTCGAGTACCTACAGTGCTCAACTTGCCGCAGCTTTAGGCTTGCCGTTTGCGTTCGCGAGTCATTTTGCGCCGGGTGAATTGTTTAATGCTTTGCGCCTGTATCACGAACGTTTCCAAGCCTCGGAGCATCTAAGCGAGCCGTACGCGATGGTCACGGTCAATGCCGCTCTTGCTGATACGACAGAGGAAGCTGAAAAACTGGCAACGACGAATTATTTGCGGTTTTTAACCATCGTCCGTGGCGGCAAAGCGGAAATCGATACAAAACCGGTCGATAATATGGATGACCATTGGACAGAATTTGAAAAAGCTCAGGTGCTCCAATCATTAAAATACACATTCGTAGGCGATCAGGAAAAAGTGAAAAAAGAACTGGAAGATTTCCACGCCGAAGCTAAGTTCGATGAGCTCATTGTTAGTTCGGACATTTACGATCAGGAAAAAAGAAGGCGCAGTTACGAGTTGTTGGCTAATATATGGGATTAA
- the spoIIID gene encoding sporulation transcriptional regulator SpoIIID, translating into MHDYIKERTIKIGRYVVETRKTVRTIAKEFGVSKSTVHKDLTERLPDINPELANEVKSILDYHKSIRHLRGGEATKVKYNNKGEKIIHS; encoded by the coding sequence GTGCATGACTACATCAAAGAACGGACCATCAAGATAGGAAGGTATGTGGTGGAAACCCGGAAAACTGTCCGAACAATCGCTAAAGAGTTCGGCGTTTCGAAAAGTACCGTGCATAAAGATTTGACAGAGCGGCTTCCTGACATTAATCCCGAACTGGCAAATGAAGTAAAAAGCATATTGGATTATCATAAATCGATCCGGCATTTGCGCGGTGGGGAAGCAACAAAAGTAAAATATAATAATAAGGGGGAAAAAATCATTCATTCGTAG
- a CDS encoding uracil-DNA glycosylase produces MQFPAEIIAQCQSALETHQLEGFLTGAGNEDADIMFIAEAPGEKEAETGEPFCGRSGKVLDSYLTTLGLARKDVYITSAVRSRPFKWGERRPNGTPVMKKINRKPTEKEIFAHAPLLDYQIAAIRPRIIVSLGGVALKRLLGNSAKMSMMHGTIHHSPVQNRVKNNYQWSTETYDVCALYHPAAVFYNPSLREVIDEDLHALKTITEL; encoded by the coding sequence ATGCAGTTTCCTGCGGAAATCATAGCGCAATGCCAATCCGCCCTCGAAACCCATCAGCTTGAAGGATTCTTAACCGGCGCGGGGAATGAGGACGCTGATATCATGTTTATCGCCGAAGCCCCGGGCGAAAAAGAAGCAGAAACCGGCGAACCGTTCTGTGGCCGGTCAGGGAAAGTGCTCGACAGCTATTTAACAACGTTAGGACTTGCCCGCAAAGACGTATACATCACAAGCGCGGTGCGCAGCCGCCCTTTCAAATGGGGCGAACGCCGTCCAAACGGAACCCCGGTCATGAAAAAAATAAACCGGAAACCGACGGAGAAAGAAATTTTTGCCCACGCGCCCTTGCTTGATTATCAAATTGCAGCTATACGACCAAGGATCATCGTTAGTCTCGGAGGCGTCGCGCTTAAACGCCTGCTCGGAAACTCAGCAAAAATGTCAATGATGCACGGGACGATCCATCATTCACCTGTGCAAAATCGCGTTAAAAACAACTATCAATGGAGTACGGAAACGTACGACGTGTGCGCTCTATATCACCCCGCGGCTGTCTTTTACAATCCGTCGCTTCGTGAGGTGATCGATGAAGATTTACATGCTTTGAAAACAATCACCGAATTATAA
- a CDS encoding nuclease-related domain-containing protein: MFLKPRDVPQELQKLRSLDMRMRLLPEDKRYYLNLEKGFDGEVAFDAKLVELKPECLILADLLLEQNFSLFQIDTLVLFKKNIHLFEIKNFEGDFDIKADHWSLLSGEEIKNPLLQLKRSESLFRQLLHRHLKISIPIHPHLVFVNPHFTLYNATPDMPILFASQIDRFIKKLNGNSSKITQNNIQIGNQLASRHRTDSPFSRLLDYNYAQLKKGIVCAWCASWMIAGERKMLCNKCGNIEDNETAIMRHVEEFKALFPEQKITTNTIRDWCGDIVSSKKVQRVLAKNFNRVNHGKVSYYID, translated from the coding sequence GTGTTTTTGAAACCTCGTGATGTGCCGCAGGAATTACAAAAGCTCAGGTCTTTGGATATGCGAATGCGCTTACTGCCAGAAGACAAACGGTACTACCTAAACCTAGAAAAGGGGTTTGACGGGGAAGTCGCATTTGACGCAAAGTTAGTAGAGTTAAAGCCGGAATGCCTCATTTTAGCCGACTTGCTACTTGAACAGAATTTTTCACTGTTTCAAATTGACACGCTAGTTCTTTTTAAGAAAAACATCCATCTTTTTGAAATTAAAAATTTCGAAGGGGATTTTGACATCAAAGCGGATCATTGGTCTTTGCTTTCAGGAGAGGAAATTAAAAACCCCCTGCTCCAACTGAAAAGGAGCGAATCTCTGTTTAGACAACTGCTCCATAGACACCTCAAAATATCCATCCCGATTCATCCCCACCTTGTGTTTGTTAACCCCCATTTCACTTTATACAACGCAACCCCGGATATGCCCATTCTATTTGCCTCCCAAATTGACCGTTTTATAAAAAAATTAAACGGCAATTCCTCCAAAATAACCCAAAATAATATCCAGATCGGCAATCAATTAGCATCACGTCATCGTACGGATTCCCCGTTTTCCCGCTTGCTCGATTATAATTATGCACAATTAAAAAAAGGGATTGTGTGCGCATGGTGTGCATCATGGATGATCGCGGGAGAAAGAAAAATGCTATGTAACAAATGCGGCAACATTGAAGACAATGAAACGGCAATTATGCGGCATGTGGAAGAATTTAAAGCCCTTTTTCCGGAACAAAAAATAACAACCAATACGATTCGAGATTGGTGCGGGGACATCGTTTCATCGAAAAAAGTCCAAAGAGTATTGGCAAAAAATTTTAATCGTGTCAATCATGGGAAAGTCTCCTATTATATTGATTGA